Proteins found in one Mucilaginibacter terrenus genomic segment:
- a CDS encoding VCBS repeat-containing protein has protein sequence MLNIYNGGGVGIGDFNNDGKQDIYFIGNAVSNKLYLNKGDMKFDDVTAEAGVGGKGGWGRGVAIVDINNDGLADIYVCNTLLNSPLKRMNLLYINQGPDKQGVPHFKEDAKGYGLNINVHSTMASFFDYDNDGDLDMYLTVNEAQSTDNTSAFRALAKDGSARSTGRLYRNEYNRALKHPVYKDVSQQAGILIEGYGHAASTVDINRDGYKDIYVTNDFLPNNILYINNHDGTFTDRSKEYFKHTATSAMGQDIQDINNDGLADVFELDMDPEDNYRKKMFSPPLQYQLYQNFDRYDYQYQYNHNTLQLNQGPRLGQNDSIGAPIFSEVSFFSGVAQTDWSWGPMITDFDNDGFRDIVVTNGYPRDVTDHDFIAFREESYAVASKKQVLDQIPVVKIANYAFHNTGKLGFEDVTKNWGLDVPSFSNGAAYADLDNDGAMDMVINNIDDEAFVYRNTSRDSDKPNNNYLQIKFTGGAQNRDGIGAWADIYYDHGKHQVYENTPYRGYLSTIQNVAHFGLGNVTTLDSVVIRWQNGRKQTLKEVKANSLLKVNISDAKDSYVLEGQSFNKTSLFEEVTKSLGVNYVHQSEDFIDFNIQKLIPHKLSEYAPAAAVGDVDGNGLDDMVVGGTSKYPAQLFLQQATGKFLQRNLTSTAASTIKYKDEGLLLFDADGDGDLDLYAASGGYEYEPNSSAYQDRIYANDGKGNFILQPNALPANFTSKLCVKSVDYNKDGSPDVFVSGRVDPWNYPKPVSSFVLRNDSKNGKIKFTDVTRTAAKDLNNIGLVCDATFTDYDNDGWPDLILTGEWMPVTFLKNNRGVFKSETQATGVAGKLGWWNTIAGGDFDHDGDIDYIVGNTGTNTFYKATDQYPVYITAKDFDNNNSYDAFPSLFLKDKEGKMQEYPALTRDDIVKQMISMRVRYQNYKSFAVSTMDSVLTPEMRKGALRLKANELRSVYMRNDGKGKFTMMPLPSQAQLSQLSGIVIDDFDGDGNLDAALSGNDYGTEVATGRYDAFNGLILKGDGKGGFNPLTIQQSGLFIPGNGKSLVKLRGANGRYLLAATQYKDAMKLFQLKRAVRTVALQPNDLFATIKYNDGKTFKQEFYNGQSFLSQSGRFFNIDSSMAQVIITDIAGHKRNIPTN, from the coding sequence ATGTTAAATATCTACAACGGTGGCGGTGTAGGTATCGGCGACTTCAATAACGACGGTAAACAGGATATTTACTTTATTGGCAATGCAGTATCAAACAAGCTTTACCTTAATAAAGGCGATATGAAGTTTGATGATGTTACAGCTGAAGCCGGTGTAGGTGGCAAAGGCGGATGGGGTCGCGGAGTTGCAATAGTGGACATTAACAACGATGGACTAGCCGATATTTACGTCTGCAATACGCTACTTAATAGTCCCTTAAAGCGAATGAACCTGCTTTACATTAACCAGGGGCCAGACAAACAAGGTGTTCCTCACTTCAAAGAGGACGCCAAAGGTTATGGTTTGAATATAAATGTTCATTCTACCATGGCATCGTTTTTTGATTATGATAACGATGGCGATTTAGATATGTACCTTACTGTTAACGAGGCGCAATCAACTGATAACACAAGTGCGTTTCGTGCCCTTGCTAAAGATGGCTCTGCGCGCAGCACCGGTAGGCTTTATCGAAATGAGTACAATCGGGCATTGAAACACCCGGTTTACAAAGACGTTTCACAACAGGCAGGTATCCTGATAGAAGGATACGGCCACGCAGCCAGTACGGTAGATATAAACCGCGACGGCTATAAAGACATTTACGTTACGAACGATTTTCTGCCTAACAACATCCTCTACATAAACAACCACGACGGCACATTTACTGATCGTTCTAAAGAATATTTTAAGCACACTGCAACGAGTGCAATGGGTCAAGACATACAGGACATCAATAATGATGGCCTTGCAGATGTATTTGAACTGGACATGGATCCCGAGGATAATTACCGCAAAAAGATGTTCTCGCCGCCTTTACAGTATCAACTTTATCAAAACTTTGATCGCTACGACTACCAGTATCAATATAATCATAACACCTTGCAGCTAAATCAGGGTCCGCGTTTGGGTCAAAACGACAGTATAGGCGCGCCGATCTTCAGTGAGGTGTCTTTTTTTAGCGGGGTGGCACAAACCGATTGGAGTTGGGGACCAATGATTACCGATTTTGATAATGACGGTTTTAGAGACATTGTAGTAACTAATGGCTACCCACGTGACGTTACTGATCATGACTTTATTGCATTTCGAGAAGAATCGTATGCAGTAGCCAGCAAAAAACAAGTTTTGGATCAAATACCAGTGGTAAAAATTGCAAACTACGCGTTCCACAATACCGGTAAGCTTGGGTTTGAAGATGTAACTAAAAACTGGGGATTAGATGTCCCATCGTTTTCAAATGGCGCTGCTTACGCAGATTTAGATAATGATGGTGCAATGGACATGGTCATAAATAATATTGATGATGAGGCGTTTGTTTATCGTAACACTTCACGCGATAGCGACAAACCCAACAACAATTATCTGCAAATAAAATTTACTGGTGGTGCCCAAAATCGTGACGGTATAGGTGCATGGGCAGATATTTACTATGACCATGGCAAGCACCAGGTATATGAAAATACACCATACAGGGGCTATCTTTCCACTATCCAAAATGTTGCTCATTTTGGACTGGGTAATGTTACTACTCTTGATTCTGTGGTTATCAGGTGGCAGAACGGAAGAAAGCAAACTCTTAAAGAAGTTAAAGCAAATAGCTTGCTTAAGGTGAATATTAGCGATGCGAAGGATAGCTATGTTTTGGAGGGCCAAAGCTTTAATAAGACGTCTTTGTTTGAAGAAGTAACTAAATCCCTCGGGGTTAACTATGTTCATCAGTCAGAAGATTTTATTGACTTTAACATACAGAAACTTATTCCTCATAAATTGTCCGAGTATGCACCTGCTGCGGCGGTAGGTGATGTGGATGGCAATGGGTTAGACGATATGGTAGTAGGTGGTACATCAAAGTATCCTGCTCAGCTGTTTTTACAGCAAGCTACCGGCAAATTTCTACAACGTAATTTAACGTCAACAGCGGCATCAACCATAAAATATAAGGACGAGGGACTGCTGCTATTTGATGCCGACGGCGACGGCGATCTTGATCTTTATGCGGCGAGCGGAGGGTACGAGTATGAGCCTAACTCTTCTGCCTATCAGGACAGAATTTATGCTAATGACGGAAAGGGCAACTTTATACTACAGCCAAATGCATTACCAGCCAATTTCACCAGCAAACTTTGCGTAAAATCAGTCGACTATAACAAAGATGGTTCACCAGACGTGTTCGTGTCGGGCAGGGTGGATCCCTGGAACTATCCTAAACCGGTATCCAGCTTTGTGCTACGGAATGATAGTAAGAACGGTAAGATTAAATTTACAGACGTTACACGAACCGCGGCGAAAGACCTAAACAATATTGGGCTTGTTTGCGATGCTACATTTACAGATTACGACAATGATGGTTGGCCAGACCTAATACTTACCGGAGAATGGATGCCTGTTACTTTCCTGAAGAACAATCGTGGCGTTTTTAAAAGTGAAACTCAGGCAACCGGTGTAGCTGGTAAGCTGGGATGGTGGAACACTATTGCCGGTGGTGATTTCGACCATGACGGAGACATTGACTACATTGTAGGTAATACAGGTACGAATACTTTCTACAAGGCTACAGACCAATATCCTGTGTATATCACGGCTAAAGATTTTGACAATAACAATAGCTATGACGCTTTCCCATCATTGTTCCTGAAAGATAAAGAAGGAAAAATGCAGGAGTATCCGGCACTTACCCGGGACGATATTGTTAAGCAAATGATAAGCATGCGCGTGAGATACCAAAACTATAAATCCTTTGCAGTTTCTACTATGGATTCTGTGCTTACACCGGAGATGCGGAAAGGCGCCTTGAGGTTAAAAGCCAATGAGCTGAGATCTGTCTACATGCGTAATGATGGTAAAGGTAAGTTTACAATGATGCCTTTGCCCTCCCAAGCACAATTATCGCAGTTAAGCGGTATTGTGATAGATGATTTTGATGGGGATGGTAATTTGGATGCGGCCCTTAGCGGTAACGACTATGGTACCGAAGTAGCCACTGGCAGGTACGACGCGTTTAACGGTTTGATATTAAAAGGCGATGGCAAGGGTGGTTTTAACCCCTTAACCATACAGCAAAGTGGCTTGTTCATTCCCGGTAACGGTAAGAGTCTCGTAAAACTTCGCGGCGCTAATGGGCGGTATTTACTTGCAGCCACACAATATAAAGATGCTATGAAGTTGTTCCAGCTAAAGAGAGCGGTACGAACGGTTGCCTTGCAGCCGAATGATCTGTTTGCCACAATAAAGTATAATGACGGAAAAACATTTAAACAAGAGTTTTATAACGGACAATCTTTCTTGTCACAGTCGGGCAGATTTTTTAATATTGACAGTTCTATGGCTCAGGTGATTATTACAGACATTGCCGGTCATAAAAGAAATATACCTACCAATTAA
- a CDS encoding vanadium-dependent haloperoxidase has product MMKYYKVLLAAALCLFSFSCVKKDKIKLKKDADVLHENVDQLTQVIIYDVFTPPVAARIYGYTSLAAYEAMRFADPKYNSITAQLHDFKKMPQPQKGKKYNYTLAATKAFFTVARKVTFSVDTLKKYEDKVYAMYQDNLDDSTYARSAEFGEKIGKAILTRAAVDNYPQTRGKPRFLGTSDNGKWRPTAPDYLDGVEYCWGTMHTFVVKSSSDFALPPPPAYSEDRNSAYFKQNVEVYEQSKNLTADQLQIAKFWDDNPFVIQHNGHMMFVNKKITPGGHWIGITAIACKKTKADAVKTAQAYALTSIALFDAFICGWQVKYTTQYIRPVTVINDKIDQKWLPLLQTPPFPEYPSGHSDISAASAVILTHLFGDNFEYDDTSDLRYIGLQRHFKSFLKASDETSISRFYGGIHYKVSVDAGATQGRQIGEYIWNTLKLQN; this is encoded by the coding sequence ATGATGAAGTACTATAAAGTATTACTTGCCGCTGCCCTTTGTTTGTTTTCTTTTAGTTGTGTTAAAAAGGACAAAATAAAATTAAAGAAAGATGCTGATGTATTGCACGAGAATGTAGATCAGCTTACGCAAGTAATCATTTACGACGTTTTTACTCCGCCTGTGGCGGCCCGTATATACGGCTATACCTCTTTAGCGGCTTATGAGGCAATGCGTTTTGCTGATCCTAAATACAATTCGATAACTGCCCAACTACACGATTTCAAAAAAATGCCTCAGCCCCAAAAAGGGAAAAAGTACAACTATACGTTAGCTGCTACCAAGGCCTTTTTTACAGTGGCCCGTAAGGTTACATTTTCTGTTGATACGCTAAAAAAGTACGAGGATAAAGTATATGCCATGTACCAGGATAATTTGGATGACTCTACTTACGCCCGTTCTGCAGAGTTTGGTGAAAAGATAGGAAAAGCAATACTAACACGCGCGGCAGTAGATAATTATCCGCAAACGCGCGGTAAGCCCCGTTTTTTGGGTACAAGCGACAATGGCAAATGGCGCCCAACAGCGCCTGACTATTTGGACGGTGTAGAATATTGCTGGGGCACAATGCACACATTTGTTGTAAAATCATCATCTGACTTCGCTTTACCTCCACCTCCTGCATACAGCGAAGATCGGAACAGCGCTTACTTTAAACAAAATGTAGAAGTTTACGAACAAAGCAAGAACCTTACCGCCGATCAGTTACAAATAGCCAAGTTTTGGGATGATAATCCGTTTGTTATACAGCATAACGGGCATATGATGTTTGTAAACAAAAAGATAACTCCAGGTGGACACTGGATAGGAATTACCGCTATTGCCTGCAAAAAAACCAAGGCTGACGCGGTAAAGACTGCACAGGCATATGCTCTAACTTCTATAGCTTTGTTTGACGCATTTATTTGCGGATGGCAGGTGAAGTATACCACGCAATACATTAGGCCTGTAACGGTAATCAATGACAAGATAGACCAAAAATGGCTGCCACTGTTACAAACACCGCCATTCCCGGAATATCCTAGCGGACACAGCGACATCAGCGCTGCTTCAGCAGTTATACTTACACATCTATTTGGCGACAACTTTGAGTATGATGACACCAGTGACTTGCGTTACATTGGCCTTCAGCGGCATTTTAAATCATTTTTAAAAGCATCTGATGAAACGTCTATTAGTAGGTTTTACGGCGGTATACATTATAAAGTTAGTGTAGATGCCGGTGCCACCCAAGGCAGGCAGATAGGCGAATACATCTGGAATACTCTGAAACTGCAAAACTAA
- a CDS encoding FG-GAP repeat domain-containing protein, with product MRKAFLYSSFILLGGAALAASTLIYGCGGKTSNTTQLTGDTIADGKHLVQRHCTRCHSLVPVNALTKDVWTVHTLPAMAGYFSIKTYSAEYYKEEGDTTGLSLLEWQAIASYYKKLAPDTLLPAKAPAVLSKDWAGFTLRKAARSNDISFTTMITANPATGKIYSGDVVSGMLTEWDNKLKISKSINLPSAAVNLNFLPDSAGIKQAIATCIGRLDPIDFPNGRVFKVNLGPKLTTSQMQSELPRPVQTLSADLDKDGNAETIICSPGNLKGGVYVLKQDPKTKSYKQTAITERPGAVQAVTGDFNNDGFTDVMVLYSVNDEGLAMYLNNKKGGFDTHELLKFPPVNGSTSFQLADLDHDGDLDLVYTCGYNFRDSRILKPYHGVYIFKNTGNFNLKQEWFYPVNGCSKAIAADFDGDGDLDIATIAFFADMKNNPAEEFIYFEQDKDLHFKPHAIPVSKNGRWMTMDVNDVNGDGKPDILLGNYASGFLFQPNFSPNWDENTPFIVLENHIKK from the coding sequence ATGAGAAAAGCGTTCTTATACTCTTCTTTTATACTATTAGGCGGAGCGGCGCTTGCTGCAAGTACATTAATTTATGGTTGCGGGGGTAAAACAAGCAATACCACTCAACTTACCGGTGATACGATAGCTGATGGCAAACATTTAGTTCAGCGACATTGCACCCGCTGCCACTCTTTAGTGCCGGTAAATGCGCTAACTAAAGACGTTTGGACCGTGCACACCCTTCCAGCTATGGCAGGTTACTTTTCAATTAAAACTTACAGCGCGGAATATTATAAGGAAGAAGGAGACACCACCGGCCTTTCCTTATTGGAGTGGCAGGCTATAGCAAGTTATTACAAAAAATTAGCGCCAGATACATTGCTGCCGGCAAAAGCACCTGCAGTCCTTTCTAAAGATTGGGCAGGTTTTACGCTTAGGAAAGCCGCACGTAGCAACGATATCAGCTTTACAACCATGATCACCGCTAATCCTGCAACTGGCAAAATTTACAGTGGGGATGTGGTATCTGGCATGTTAACTGAGTGGGACAATAAGCTTAAAATTTCAAAAAGCATTAACCTACCCTCCGCGGCAGTTAACCTCAACTTTCTTCCAGACTCTGCAGGCATAAAGCAAGCTATTGCTACCTGTATTGGTAGGCTAGACCCTATAGATTTTCCTAACGGCCGGGTTTTCAAGGTTAACCTAGGCCCTAAACTTACAACATCACAAATGCAATCGGAGTTGCCCAGGCCAGTTCAAACTCTGTCAGCAGATCTGGACAAGGATGGCAATGCAGAAACCATCATATGCTCGCCGGGTAATCTCAAAGGCGGCGTATATGTGTTAAAGCAGGATCCTAAAACCAAAAGCTATAAGCAAACAGCAATAACAGAAAGGCCGGGAGCGGTGCAGGCAGTTACTGGTGACTTTAACAACGACGGTTTTACAGATGTAATGGTGCTTTATAGTGTAAACGATGAAGGTTTAGCCATGTACCTAAACAACAAAAAAGGTGGGTTTGATACTCACGAGTTGCTTAAATTTCCGCCAGTGAATGGTTCGACAAGTTTCCAATTGGCGGATTTGGACCACGATGGTGATCTTGATCTGGTTTACACCTGTGGTTATAACTTTAGAGATTCTCGCATTTTGAAGCCTTATCACGGAGTTTATATCTTTAAAAATACGGGCAACTTCAACCTAAAGCAAGAATGGTTCTATCCTGTAAACGGCTGCAGCAAGGCAATAGCAGCAGACTTTGACGGCGACGGAGATTTGGACATTGCTACTATAGCGTTTTTTGCAGATATGAAAAATAATCCAGCCGAAGAGTTTATTTATTTTGAGCAGGATAAAGATTTACATTTTAAACCGCATGCTATACCGGTAAGTAAGAACGGGCGTTGGATGACCATGGACGTTAATGACGTGAATGGTGATGGTAAGCCGGACATTTTACTCGGGAATTATGCAAGTGGTTTTTTATTTCAGCCAAACTTCTCACCCAATTGGGATGAGAATACGCCGTTTATTGTACTTGAGAATCACATAAAAAAATAA
- a CDS encoding FG-GAP repeat domain-containing protein, whose amino-acid sequence MGIVAVVTAAIFVLNGCDNQPHVNTPAEDITAGKQLSQKYCGNCHRYPDPQLLDKSTWERGIMPQMAKQLGIQSEMGGYYADEHSALSMADWQRIMAYYQKAAPAKLIMPARDAVTDWANFKLKLSPVINRKGATAMTTMVKLNPYDGFIYTGDAGNNLLKWDAGLNAKLVKKMPSPVSDVIFNRLPNGGNTGVFSCLGVLPPNDYLKGSLESIDLRTSKPVMKTFMDSLPRPVFTASADFNKDGLQDYIVCGYGNTRGALFLLQQKGNNTYEKKVIRAVPGAIQAEIGDYNNDGWPDVMCLFAQADEGVWMFLNNKKGGFVTQNLLRFPPVYGTNSFQLVDMNKDGLKDIVYTCGDNNDYSSILKPYHGVYVFSNLGNWKFKQSYFHHINGASKVMSADFDGDCDRDMAVIAFFPDFVNHPQEGFTYLEQTATWKFKAHEIPINRYGRWIAMEVADIDHDGDQDIVLGNFSIYADRLINQKNFKPNWDIYRPLVVLENKGKKVN is encoded by the coding sequence ATGGGTATAGTCGCTGTTGTAACGGCGGCTATATTTGTTTTAAATGGCTGTGATAACCAGCCACATGTTAATACACCTGCGGAAGATATTACCGCTGGCAAGCAGCTTTCGCAAAAGTACTGCGGCAACTGCCACCGCTATCCTGACCCACAACTACTTGACAAATCTACCTGGGAAAGGGGTATAATGCCGCAAATGGCTAAACAACTAGGCATACAAAGCGAAATGGGCGGCTATTATGCTGACGAGCACTCGGCATTAAGCATGGCCGATTGGCAGCGGATAATGGCTTATTACCAGAAAGCAGCGCCTGCCAAACTCATAATGCCCGCACGTGACGCGGTTACGGATTGGGCGAATTTTAAGCTTAAACTATCCCCTGTGATAAATCGGAAAGGCGCTACTGCGATGACTACGATGGTAAAGCTGAACCCTTATGATGGTTTTATCTACACAGGCGATGCGGGTAATAACCTGCTGAAGTGGGATGCGGGGCTAAATGCTAAATTGGTTAAAAAGATGCCATCTCCAGTTTCTGATGTGATCTTTAATCGATTACCGAACGGTGGGAATACAGGAGTTTTTAGCTGCTTGGGGGTGTTGCCGCCTAATGATTATTTAAAAGGCAGCTTGGAAAGCATCGATCTGAGAACCAGCAAACCTGTAATGAAAACATTTATGGATAGCTTGCCCAGACCGGTATTTACAGCATCAGCAGACTTTAACAAAGATGGACTTCAGGATTACATTGTTTGCGGATACGGTAATACAAGGGGTGCTTTATTTTTGCTACAACAAAAGGGAAATAACACCTATGAAAAAAAAGTAATAAGAGCCGTACCCGGCGCAATACAAGCTGAAATAGGGGACTATAATAATGACGGTTGGCCGGATGTAATGTGTTTATTCGCTCAGGCAGACGAAGGTGTTTGGATGTTCCTGAATAACAAAAAAGGGGGATTTGTCACCCAAAATTTGCTTCGCTTTCCGCCGGTGTACGGTACTAATAGCTTTCAGTTAGTTGATATGAATAAAGATGGATTGAAGGATATTGTTTATACCTGCGGCGATAACAATGACTACTCCAGCATATTAAAACCGTATCATGGAGTTTACGTCTTCAGTAACCTGGGCAACTGGAAGTTTAAACAAAGCTACTTTCACCATATTAATGGTGCATCTAAGGTGATGTCGGCCGACTTTGATGGTGATTGCGATCGCGATATGGCGGTAATTGCATTTTTCCCTGATTTTGTAAACCATCCTCAGGAGGGGTTTACTTATCTTGAACAAACAGCGACGTGGAAGTTTAAAGCACATGAAATACCTATAAACAGATACGGGCGGTGGATTGCAATGGAAGTGGCAGACATAGATCACGACGGCGACCAGGATATTGTACTTGGTAATTTCTCTATTTATGCGGACAGGCTTATCAACCAAAAAAACTTTAAGCCCAACTGGGACATATACCGACCGTTAGTGGTTTTGGAGAATAAAGGTAAAAAGGTTAATTAA
- the pgmB gene encoding beta-phosphoglucomutase, producing MKACIFDLDGVIVDTAIYHYQAWKRLANEMGFDFTEEQNEHLKGVSRMASLEYILSWGKIVGKTDAEKAEMATRKNKWYNEMINQMTPAEILPGAREFVQSCRDAGIKTAIGSASKNTPTILNKLQLARLFDAVVDGNSVTNPKPDPEVFLKGAIALGVTPEDCVVFEDAVAGVEAAKNGGMKAVGIGSKETLSKADLVVSGLDKFSLEMLNNL from the coding sequence ATGAAAGCCTGCATATTTGACCTGGACGGCGTGATAGTAGACACCGCCATATACCATTACCAAGCCTGGAAACGTCTTGCAAACGAAATGGGGTTTGACTTTACTGAAGAACAAAATGAACATTTAAAAGGTGTAAGCAGGATGGCTTCTCTTGAATACATTTTAAGCTGGGGCAAAATTGTTGGTAAGACCGATGCTGAAAAGGCAGAAATGGCGACTCGTAAAAACAAGTGGTACAACGAAATGATAAACCAAATGACGCCTGCTGAAATATTACCAGGCGCACGGGAATTTGTACAAAGCTGCCGTGATGCCGGAATTAAAACAGCCATAGGCTCGGCAAGTAAAAATACCCCAACCATATTGAACAAACTACAGTTAGCGCGATTATTTGATGCAGTGGTTGACGGGAACAGTGTTACCAATCCTAAACCAGACCCTGAGGTGTTTCTAAAGGGTGCAATAGCGCTTGGAGTTACGCCTGAAGATTGTGTGGTGTTTGAAGACGCTGTGGCCGGAGTGGAGGCTGCAAAGAATGGGGGAATGAAAGCTGTGGGTATCGGCTCAAAAGAGACTTTGAGCAAAGCCGACCTTGTAGTAAGCGGATTGGATAAGTTTTCGCTCGAAATGCTTAATAACCTGTAA